aggttctttagttcctcttcattttctgccctaagggtggtgtcatctgcatatctgaggttattgatatttctccccagcaatcttgattccaccttgtgcttcatgcaggccagcattttgtatgatatactttgcatatgttacataagcagggtgacaacatacagccttaacatactcctttcttgatgCTTTTACCAGCTACTTTATACCTTTGTGGATTTTGCTTCAAGCATCTCACAGTATAAATTGTATCCATGACTATAACTTTATGCTAAGTCTTacaattttttccagaaaatcacTGAATCTGGAATTTTTCTTGGGGTCATTGGATACCTGTGATCAACCACTGATTGCCTGGGATTGAAGGGTTCCTGGTAGTCCATTTAATCACTGACCAGGAAAGTTCAGGAAAACTGTCATGGGTTCATCACCACACATACTGAATGAAccaaaagcacaaagaaaagtTGATTATTGGAAAGATCAAACTTGTGGCTCAGCAACTTGTTAATCATGGGGATGTTCAATTCCTACCTTTGTTGCCTATATAGGTTCCTAAGAGTGAAGCTCTGGAGGTCACCAAATTCGCTATAGAGGTTGGGTTCCACCACATTGACTGTGCTCATGCTTACAGAAATGAAGAGCAGGTTGGCCATGCCATTCGAAGCAAGATTGCTGATGGCACTGTGAAGAGAGAAGACATATTCTACACTTCAAAGGTGAtttgtgtgttgtgtatgtgcacatgtgcacaactAGTTGTATGCAGGTGACAATTATGTAATAGGATCAGTAATTAGGTGAATGTTGTTTACTGATACAGCTTTATTTCCACACATATTTATATGTTAAATGTAgtttcctcctcccctgccccaaaATAGAAAGTGATACCAACTTTTTCTTCACTGCTCTGTTcaaattttaaagtcactttccttctctgagcCTAGACCAGAGGAGTGTGGATTTAGTATGGTCTAAGGATTCATACAGAAGTGTGAATAGATTATAGGTTTCCTTATCATCTGGGTGGGTTTCTCAAATTTCTTCACATTCTGAATTTCAGTTCTCAACTCTAAGAGTAAGAGAGAACATTAGGAGAGGCATTTTGTATATTCCACAAGATCTAGCCAAAGTGCCTTGAATTATGTTCTGCTCATGTTAATATgttcaaaatactttttttctacAGTTATGTAAACAAAATGCTAATTAATTCTGAGAGGACTGATTGATTGAATTAGACTAAGTTTGTGCTTTTACGCTCTATTAAACACGATTCAGATGATAGGCACggtaattattttataatgtcaTTTATCTTGattaattttattctattatGAATGATGTACTGATAATAAATTCAGTCAAATAATAAAGTTTGCATGGGTGGGTTAGATAAAACAATGGaactcaagaaaaaaaggagcatttttcccagtggtcatccATTTCTaagcaataaaaatgttttatcattAAATGAAACAAGACAAACAAAATGACCTACTGCCTTCATTTAACATAACTTCTATTATTTAATCTCTGCAGCTTTGGTCCACATGCCTTCAACCAGAGTTGGTCCAATCAGCCTTGGAAAAGTCACTGAAAAACCTTCAACTGGACTATGTTGATCTCTATCTTATTCATACTCCAGTGCCTCTGAAGGTCGGCAATTTGTGTTATCACCTCTACCTTATTTCATATGTCACAATGTCTATCAGCTTCCATGGATGGTTGGTTTAAGATTTTTCATAGTACTTTTTTTCATAACACTTAAGATTTTTCATAGTACTTAAGTATTTTTCGTAGTACAGTGTAGGACGTACTCTACACTGAGGAAAGTTGAGTTGCAGTATTCTTAGAAATGGGTCCATTTTTCTATCTCTTATCATGGCATTACACTTGGTTTGCTTTAGTTTCACTGAACATTTTCGATCAGTGGCAAATATGGCCTTGGGGGCCTCAAGGCTCATGGTCATGAACAATTGAGAGCATGTCTAGATCTTCCACATTCCATATCAACCTAAGGAGAACGTTGCTGGTTCATATGCCTGCCCTAAGGCACCTGATGctcaaagggaaaaggaaatctGATATTTAGCCCAGGTGAAGTTTGCAATTTTAATGCCAGAAATAAGACATAACTTACAGTCACTCCCAGCGCAATGGAGATATTTTGcaagaggaaagtaaaagaggcagaaaaaaattcaaataagtcATTGACAGTCCCCATTAGAATGTAGGAAAATTGTATTTATCAGAACGTTAAGTGTAAGAGACTAGTGGAAAATTGCCTTCTAAACACATTGCTCAAAACTCCAAATGTAAAACACTTTGCAAATATTAGTATCTAGAATGTTGTAAACCTATCTCATAGAGGTTTGATGCCCTGGTCCTAGATGTGCCTGGCTGTTTGGCTAAGTGTGGGGAAATTGTTTTATAACATCTCTAAAATGACTGCTTCTATTCCAGCCAGGGGGGGGGAAATTTTGCCAACAGATGAAGATGGAAAACTTATACTTGACTCAGTGGATCTCCGTCACACATGGGAAGTAAGTCCAGGGAAGAGAGAACCAGAGGAGGAATCAGGAGATAGGGAACCTCCTTCATTTCTTCCGCCTGTGAGAATGGACTGTGGACCATCAGACTCAGCAGTTCATGAATCTAAGGGCTGAGATGCTGGGGTTGTAGAGAGGAAACTTTTGCTGAAATGTTCACAGAGAAGAACAGTGGAGAAGAATTTGGGATGGTAACATAggcatttatatttttccatgtATTATGTATTCTCCAGGGTTTTTCTAACTGTAATTCTTCCTGTGTCTTTTCCACTTCTTccacttttttcttccttataatCAATGCTAATTTTTGACAAGAGAcacttttaacatatttttttttcagccattaATCTTGTTTTATTGCCCATTCCAAGTGACGGTTCATTACTGTtcaccacccctccctcccaggccctggagaaGTGTAAGGATGCAGGGCTGACCAAGTCCATTGGGGTGTCCAATTTCAACCACAAGCAGCTGGAGAAGATCCTGAACAAGCACAGGCTCAAGTACAAGCCTGTCTGCAACCAGGTGAGCTGCCTTgactcctctccctcctgctcttcaGAACCTCCTTCTTGCCCTGGAGCCAGACGTCTGTCTGGCCTTCCCTCCTGTTCATCTGACCTTTGTGGACAGAGGATTCTAGAGGGCAGAGCCTCTGTCTGGACAGTGTGAATAGAATCCATAACAGTATCTCTGACTGATAAAGTCTGGGTGAAAAaagcagggagggcttcctgctAAATTGTGGGTAGGAGCTGAGGGAAGTGAAAGGGGGTTAGACTCAACACCAAGAACTTAGAGGAAGAGGTTTTCCCCTGAGCTTAAAGCATGACCAGAAATCAGATGTCAAAATGTCTCAGAGGGAACTATGTACATTAAGGAAACATGGAACAGGaagtaaacaaagagaaaaatcagctGAGAAGGGTGTTAAGAGTTTGTGTGGAGTTTGAATGCCTGAATCTTTTGtcttggtttctctgcatttatgGGTCTTCAGCCAAGTTTGCTGGAGGCTATGAAAGTTCATCAAGTTTGATGGATGAAGTTAAAGGCTTATggagatagttcagttcagttcagtcgctcagtcgtgtctgactccttgcgaccccatgaatcacaggatgccaggcctccctgtccatcaccaactcccggagttcactcaaactcatgtccatcgagtcagtgatgccatccagccatctcatcctctgtcgtccccttctcctcctgcccccaatccctcccagcaacaaagtcttttccaatgagtcaactcgtcgcatgaggtggccaaagtactggagtttcagcttcagcctcattccctccaaagaaatcccagggctaatctccttcagaatggactggttggatctccttgcagtccaagggactctcaagagtcttctccaacactacagttcaaacgcatcaattcttcggcgctcagctttcttcacagtccaactctcacatccatacatgaccacaggaaaaaccatagccttgactagacggatctttgttggcaaagtaatgtctctgcttttcagtatgctatctaggttggtcataactttccactGATGAAATATTCATTCAGGAATACTTACTCAATGGTAGAGCACATCTTGTGATTTACTCAAGCTTGGACTGGTTCTCCCATCAATGACCATCACAAGATTAACTGGTTAAACTCACTTTTCTTTGTCTGTTTCTGTCCTCGTACTTTTTTTGGTTCTGTAGTTTACCTTATTGTGGTAAAAGAAGACCGTGAGACCTAACCTCATagcaagttttaaaaagtattcatatAATAAAATAGTGTTGTTTATTATAGGGACAGTGTTGGAAGCAGATCTAAAATTCATTCATCTTGTATAATTGAGACTTCACATCATGCTTATCAATTCCAGAttcccccctcctcccagcccctggtgaCCATCTCTCTGTTGTTTAATTCTAGTTTGACAGATCTAGATATACCATATAACTGAGATGTGATACATATGTCATGTAATCTTCACCCTTCTGCAACAGTCTTATTTCGTTATGTATCTTAATGTCTTTAAGTTACAAGTTGGagtcaaagaaaaagaatcttATATGGAAAGTGTAGCTTACACAattcaagaaatatatatatatatatatatgttataaaagTTAAGAAATTAATGTGATTCTGGTATCAGTTTTACTTCCATGTCTTTATTGTGAAAAATTTCAGATATTAGAACAGTTAAGGAtacaatagtgtgtatatatacatatatatatttaattctatggattatataataaatatatatattatgttttgATGACCCAGATCTGATATGGTTCACATGTCACTTTGAGTCATATTTTTCATGGTTTTTAACCTAGAATGGTCACTCAATCATTATGTCACGAAGATAGTGAGACAAGTTCTCAACAAACACACTGTATTTATCATCATTACTTTGTGACATTGATTAACTTGTTTGTCTGGTTCTAGTTTACGTAAATTAGTAGTTAAATCTGAATTCCTTATTACATTTGACAAGAAAACGTCCTTTTATTTTCCcccttgttctgatgggcagcaCCATTCTCcataaatcttaatttttttaatttattttaattggaggctaattactgtacagtattgtggtagtttttgccatacattcacatgaatcagccgtgggtgtcCTTTGTGTGCTGTGCCTCTCACATACACCCGAGTAGGAAGCATGTGATGACAAGTTGTCCTTCTGTGAGTAGTGGTATTTTGTTCTCCTGGTAAAACTACTGGTAGctagatttttttgtttggaaGTGTGTAATAATTTCCTGTTGAAATTATCTAGTCATCTGTCAGATAATAACTTTCATCAGGGGAATTTCGATTTCCCCCAAATTTTCACAAAATGGTTGAGACTCCTTCAATGACTCCCACGTGCATTAATTATTTCATTgggatatttttcaatattttctattttaagcaATATTTTTAATCTCCTAACCTAACATTTTATTGTAAAGACAAAATTCCCTCATTAAGTCAACATAAAATGCACTTATTCTTGTAAGACAGGGTAAAAACTTAACTCCTTCCCGTTAATTGTCAGTTTGTGAGAAAGGATTTATTGTAATACTCACCATCCATGGAGGAAAATAGTTTTGTTCTTTCTCCCGCTCTCATCACTAGAGCCTCAGGGATTTTTATTCACTCTGTGTGCTACATTTGTTTTCACTCATAATTCTTTTTGATGCTCAAGTTTACCCAAATGCCACCAGTGGGACCTTCCCCTCCCATCACACTAGGTCCTATAGTCCCAAGATTCTAAcagctctttttctgtctccagtCTGGAATTAGACATATGTCTTGGTGGTGTTCAGTGGTATTTAGTAACCAAGATCTGGTTCCTAGAGTTGCATGTTCTcaggaattattattattatttaatctttTCAGGGAACAGAgataaaatttgtgttttttttttttaaacattattgaGGTTGATGTTTCCAGTTGTAATTTGAtttacagttttttttgtttctttagcatatgtaatttttacttttaagctTCCTTTGGCATGTTACCTTTTCATATAACTTGACAATTCTTCTCTGTTGGCTTCTACAGGTGGAATGTCACCCTTATCTCAACCAGGGCAAACTGCTGGGGTTCTGCAAGTCACACGATATTGTCCTAGTTGCCTATGGTGCTCTGGGATCCCAAAGGTTATCAAAATGGTATGAACATTACTGAAAGCCACAGGGTGTTACTCTGAAActcaatttttttaagtctttactgaatttgttacactactgtttctgttttatgtttggtttttgggcttcaaggcatgtgggatcttagctccctgaccaaagatcaaaCTCTCAACCCCTGaactggaagatgaagtcttaaccactggacaaccagggaagtccataaaactcaaattttgataaaatatttttataataatgtacACGGtgtttttttcatactgttcatggggttccacaggactggaaaaggtcagttttcagattcattccaatctcaaagaaaggcaatgccaaagaatgctcaaactacctcacaattgcacttatttctcatgccagcaaagtgatgttcaaaattctccaagctaggcttcaacagtacgtgaacttccagatgttcaagctggatttagaaaagacagaggaaccagagatcaaattgccaacatccactggatcatcaaaaaagcaagagaattccagaaaaacatttacttctgctttattgactacaccaaagcctttgactgcgtggatcacaacacttggaaaattcttaaagagatggaaataccagaccacatgagtTGCCTACTGAGAAAtttgtaagcaggtcaagaagcaacagttagagctgtacatggaacaaaagaATGGTTCCTAAtcagtaaaggagtacatcaagcctgtatattgtcaccctgctaatttgatttatatgcagagtacattatgtggaatgctgggttggatgaagcacaagctggaatcaagattgccggggaaaatatcaataacctcagatacacagatgataccactcttatggcagaaagtgaagaagaactagagagtctcttgataaaagtgaaagaggagagttaaaaaagttggcttaaagcacaacattcaggaaactaagatcatgtcatccggtcccactatatcatggcaaatagatggggaaacaatagaaacatgaaaaggctttattttgggggggctccaaaatcacagcagatggtgactgcagccatgaaattaaaagacccttgctccttggaagaaaagctatgaccaacctagacagaatgttaaaaaagcagagacattacttctccaacaaaggcccatctagtcaaagctctggtttttccagtggtgatgtatggatgtgagagttggactgtaaagaaagctgagcaccaaagaattgatgcttttgaactgtggtattagagaagactcctgagaatcccttggactgcaaggagatccaaccagaaaatcctaaaggaaatcagtcctgactattcattgaaaggactgatgctgaaactgaaactccaatcctttgaccacatgattcgaagaactgactcactggaaaagaccctgatgctgggaaagattgaaggcagaaggagaaggggatgacagaagatgagatggttggatggcatcactaactcaatagacatgagtttgagtaaactccaggaattggtgacggACATGGAGgaatggcatgctgcagtccatggggttgcaaagagtcggacacgactgagtgactgaactgaactgagctgaatgcagTGCTCTGGAGATAACGTTTAACTGACAGGAATAGAAGAGAGATGGGACATAATCCTTCTGTTTTGTCTTACAATCACAAGCCAAATtgatttttttacatttcatGTGTCTTGTTGTATGTAGATTTTAATGCAAGTGTCTCTGCATTGAACACTTAAGAGAAAGCTTAAGTCAtgacttacttattttttaacaaatgaacATGGTGCTAGTAATAAAAGTTTCAAGTCTCCCTCACGTTATATCTAAAATCAGGATAAGAAATGTACCTCctagggactgcaaggagatcaaaccagtcaatcctaaaggaactaagtcctgaatattcattagaaggactgatgctgactgaagcttcaatactttggccacatgatgtgaagaaccaactcattagaaaagaccttgattctgggaaagattgaaagcaggaggtgaatgggtgacagaggacaagatggtgggATGGataattgactcaatggacatgagtttgagcaagctccaggagatagtgaaggacagataagcctggcatgctgcaatccatggggttgcaaatagtcagacatgactgactgaacaacaacccagaTCTATGATGatcaaaaaaaatcacaaattgaaTCATTTTAGTGAAAATTTGTTTGTAGGAGTATTGCACAATGCAAATAATGATGAAATCTCATTTTTGGACTACTCAATTTTTATCAACActtcagaaaagtgaaaattaaaaacaaaacatttccctgtctccatctcttttttattttcttgtccttGTACTTATTTTAGAGCTAtgattattaagaaaaataaccactgagaagtaaaacagaaaaaaagaaaaaagtccacaAGTCTGGCAGTACTGGTCTCAGCTGAAGCATGCATCCAAATGACTGGGAGAACTTCATAAATGCAGATTGGGAAATGACACAGTTGAGGTTCTGATTCAGTTTGTCTTCAGCTAAGCCATggaatttgtatttctaacaagattccaggtgatactgatgcttctggtccctggaccacactttgagaaacattgGTCTAGAGTAGACCTACTTTATCTGTTTGAAAAGCCTCCTTAGAAACTAAGTATTCAGTTTCAACTCCTCAGCATTTCTGAATTTCCTTCCAGGGTGAACCCGAACTACCCTATTCTTCTGGAGGACCCGGTTCTTTGTGCCATTGCCAAAAAGCACAAGCAGACCCCAGCTCTGGTTGCCCTTCGCTACCAGATACAATGTGGGGTTGTGGCTCTGGCCAAGAGTTACAACAGAAAGCGGATCAAAGAGAACATGCAGGTGATGATGAgtggggctgtgggcagagggCTCCTAAGGAATATCCTTCACAAGGGTCATTCTTTGTCCAGCTCTCAGACAATCCTTGAGTCAAGACAAGTTACCTGTTTTTCTTAGCGCATGAATGCCTTGTGTGTGTTTCTAATGGTTTTCTTC
This portion of the Ovis canadensis isolate MfBH-ARS-UI-01 breed Bighorn chromosome 13, ARS-UI_OviCan_v2, whole genome shotgun sequence genome encodes:
- the LOC138416858 gene encoding prostaglandin F synthase 1-like; this encodes METQCQRVKLNDGHFIPILGFGTYAPEEVPKSEALEVTKFAIEVGFHHIDCAHAYRNEEQVGHAIRSKIADGTVKREDIFYTSKLWSTCLQPELVQSALEKSLKNLQLDYVDLYLIHTPVPLKVGNLCYHLYLISYVTMSISFHGWLV
- the LOC138417527 gene encoding prostaglandin F synthase 1-like, which gives rise to MFTEKNSGEEFGMALEKCKDAGLTKSIGVSNFNHKQLEKILNKHRLKYKPVCNQVECHPYLNQGKLLGFCKSHDIVLVAYGALGSQRLSKWVNPNYPILLEDPVLCAIAKKHKQTPALVALRYQIQCGVVALAKSYNRKRIKENMQVFDFELTPEDMKTIDGINRNMRYYEFLPIIDHPEYPYSEEY